A stretch of Bradyrhizobium sp. CCBAU 53338 DNA encodes these proteins:
- a CDS encoding cupin domain-containing protein yields the protein MIAMGLAPASRQSRSMALAVIGGLACAFAIGTVLPVTMDTVSGAFAPLCATAAESSPLDKVEPVGSYALPNVPGKRVTIVRVFYGPGGFSRPHRHAGSVTAYITKGEIRSQLAGGPIETFGVGQSFFEPPGATHLVSANASTTEPAELIAVFVADEGAQLTTYLE from the coding sequence ATGATCGCCATGGGTTTGGCGCCTGCTTCACGTCAATCGCGTTCGATGGCGCTCGCCGTCATCGGCGGGCTGGCTTGCGCGTTTGCGATCGGCACGGTGCTGCCGGTCACTATGGACACCGTATCGGGCGCATTCGCGCCACTCTGCGCCACGGCCGCGGAGAGTTCGCCGCTCGACAAGGTCGAGCCGGTCGGTTCCTACGCTTTGCCCAACGTTCCGGGAAAGCGCGTCACCATCGTGCGCGTGTTCTATGGCCCGGGCGGGTTTTCGCGGCCGCATCGGCATGCCGGCTCGGTGACCGCTTACATCACCAAGGGCGAGATCCGCTCCCAGCTCGCCGGTGGTCCGATTGAGACGTTCGGTGTCGGTCAGTCCTTCTTCGAGCCGCCGGGCGCCACGCATCTGGTCTCGGCCAATGCCAGCACCACCGAGCCGGCCGAATTGATCGCGGTGTTCGTGGCTGATGAGGGCGCGCAGCTCACGACCTATCTGGAGTGA
- a CDS encoding carboxymuconolactone decarboxylase family protein, with the protein MSHPRSEYEDFKRIAPDAYDLVLALGQVAAKAGLDKQLLELVKLRASQINACAFCVQHHVLLSERLGVPADKLHLVAVWREAPIFSSRERAALAWAEALTLLPDGFGEEVYAEVQREFSETELMYLTSAIASINVWNRFGAAFRWTPPKRQVTANASASR; encoded by the coding sequence ATGTCACACCCCCGCAGCGAATACGAGGATTTCAAGCGGATCGCGCCCGATGCGTATGATCTGGTACTGGCGCTTGGACAGGTCGCGGCCAAGGCCGGGCTCGACAAGCAGCTGCTCGAGCTGGTCAAGCTGCGTGCCTCGCAGATCAACGCTTGCGCCTTCTGCGTTCAGCATCATGTGCTTCTCTCGGAGCGGCTCGGTGTGCCCGCCGACAAGCTGCATTTGGTTGCAGTCTGGCGAGAGGCGCCGATTTTCTCATCGCGCGAGCGTGCGGCGCTGGCTTGGGCCGAGGCATTGACCTTGCTGCCCGATGGTTTTGGCGAGGAGGTTTATGCCGAAGTGCAGCGCGAATTCTCCGAGACCGAGCTGATGTACCTGACGTCGGCGATCGCCTCGATCAACGTCTGGAACCGTTTTGGGGCCGCCTTTCGCTGGACGCCGCCGAAGCGCCAGGTGACGGCGAATGCGTCGGCATCTCGATAG
- a CDS encoding MarR family winged helix-turn-helix transcriptional regulator, producing the protein MMRKPTGITKSKPEQRAFRGEVATRVPAPGEGKRGEQGYLGYLLRQAHAAVRLKMERTLADLGVTSPQFAVLTMLNAYPGLSGADVARLTFLTPQTVGVIIRNLDRDGAIVMTPHPVHGRIQQWTLTPRGSTLLKACRERVIDLETRLVTRLDGKAEATVRRWLAGIATDLQDGA; encoded by the coding sequence ATTATGCGCAAGCCGACCGGCATCACGAAATCGAAACCGGAGCAGAGGGCGTTCAGGGGGGAGGTTGCGACACGTGTACCCGCCCCCGGCGAAGGCAAGCGCGGCGAGCAAGGCTATCTCGGCTATCTCCTGCGCCAGGCCCACGCCGCCGTCCGGCTGAAGATGGAACGCACGCTCGCCGATCTCGGCGTGACCTCGCCGCAATTCGCCGTGCTGACCATGCTGAACGCCTATCCGGGATTGTCAGGTGCCGACGTCGCCCGCCTCACCTTCCTGACGCCGCAGACCGTCGGCGTGATCATCCGCAACCTCGATCGCGACGGCGCGATCGTGATGACGCCGCATCCCGTTCACGGCCGCATCCAGCAATGGACGCTGACGCCGCGCGGATCGACACTGCTGAAAGCTTGCAGGGAACGCGTGATCGACCTGGAGACGCGTCTGGTGACAAGACTCGACGGCAAGGCCGAAGCTACTGTCCGACGCTGGCTTGCCGGCATCGCAACAGATCTGCAGGACGGGGCCTAG